One region of Parerythrobacter jejuensis genomic DNA includes:
- a CDS encoding ExbD/TolR family protein, producing the protein MAMGVLSSKRGRNSRRAPMAEINVTPFVDVMLVLLIIFMVTAPLLNSGVPVDLPESRANALPQEVETVTVSVGNDGTIYINDEPQIPGRFAEGLAALPAQADGGRPDITLRADRTLDYGRVMAVMGELNRAGFNSISLVTSGSSDQP; encoded by the coding sequence ATGGCGATGGGAGTCCTCTCGTCGAAGCGCGGGCGCAATTCCCGGCGCGCACCGATGGCGGAGATCAACGTCACGCCATTTGTGGACGTGATGCTGGTGTTGCTGATCATCTTCATGGTCACTGCGCCGCTATTGAACTCAGGCGTCCCGGTCGATTTGCCGGAAAGCCGCGCCAACGCGCTGCCGCAAGAGGTCGAGACGGTAACCGTCTCGGTGGGCAATGACGGCACGATCTACATCAATGACGAGCCGCAGATCCCGGGTCGTTTCGCAGAAGGGCTCGCTGCCCTGCCGGCGCAAGCTGACGGTGGCAGGCCCGATATTACGCTGCGTGCCGACCGGACGCTTGATTACGGGCGCGTGATGGCTGTGATGGGCGAACTCAATCGCGCCGGTTTCAACTCGATATCGCTGGTCACCAGCGGTTCATCCGATCAGCCATAG